Genomic DNA from Schistosoma haematobium chromosome 1, whole genome shotgun sequence:
CCATTTTTTGCAACCAACTGAACTATTATGTGTGATATAGTTACAACTAGTAGATATTATCAGTGATAAGAAATCATTAGAATAATCTAATACAAATACGTGTTGAAGAATTTATAAATGACTTTCACCATATGACATTTACAATTATCACGGGGTCAGTGTGCTAAACTTGACCCAAATCATATACTTAAAAAGAGTATAAATGGAAATACACAAGTTCATTCCACTGGTTTACGAAGAATAATGTCATCTAGTTTCATAATCCTGTTTGTTGTACTTACATGCTTCACAGAATGGTCACTTGAGACAGTGGTAAATACTACCGAGTCTCACATCAATTCGACTGAATCACAATCCACTCTGTTGCAGGCAACCCTGCAATCATCAGACTGTTTACGGTTGTTTGCTCCACTCTTAGGACGATATTATTGGGTTGATTTTTGCGACAGTAATAGTTATATTGACCCATATTTTATGTATTATACAAATGTGATTTGTTCACATCGAAGTTTTCTGACAACGAGATACTGGATCGTGTATTCGTAAGTTCCTAAACTATTGCTCACTTAAATGTTTCATGTGGAATGTCCGTTACACGTTTTGAAATAGTAGATTATTTGGTCACTTCCTGTGTAATACCACGATCCTTACTTATGGTTTTCGCAAAATGTTACTCTACTGAAATGTCTTTCCTCATATTCAAGTATCTAgcattaataattatatttacatTTACTAAATAAGATTATCACAATGAACTCTAAACGTATTTTATTGACAAGAACAAGAAATCAAGCCGATATCTTTTCACGTATTAAATAGTGTGTTCACGAAGGTAAACTGGATTCCTTGTAGTAATTTATACGAAATACAATCAATATGGAACAATTCAAAGAGGATTTTATCACAATTGAAATACACcagttcacttgatattgtccgCTTgctgtttaggattgcaatcgatcagtgaacatcaactctaggatgaaGATACACCcatctgacgagttccaaatacgATGAAACACTGTATTTATCATTTCATACGTTCTGAGTGATAGTGAGTGTTATTTGTAAGATAGTTATTTTGAAAACTGAAACCGAATCAACAATCAACTGCAATCAATGAAGCATTGTATTCTAGTCACAAACAGTCAGCATCATGAAGTTGCATGTACATAATAGATTCGCTTACATCTATACAAGCGTTAAGTGAGCTATAATCCTGAGACATTTCATTCAACTCCGAACTATGAAAACTTCACTTTCATAGAGTACCTATTGCATCTGGTTTTCGCGATGTTTGCTCTCAGATTAATGAACCATTTATACGAATTATAGAAGGAAGGAATTGTGAAAACAAACCCATTTC
This window encodes:
- a CDS encoding hypothetical protein (SECRETED:SignalP(1-21)), whose product is MSSSFIILFVVLTCFTEWSLETVVNTTESHINSTESQSTLLQATLQSSDCLRLFAPLLGRYYWVDFCDSNSYIDPYFMYYTNVICSHRSFLTTRYWIVYSRHGFHGQHIIIPPGICVRDLREKGLWSVGSALKCIKLNQENHNFYCHRPRITWLPNNQFPQGIPPFGPQPIQDPFGGFQPINYRGEPNENTTTEVHLA